From the Rhizobium sp. SL42 genome, the window CGCCTTGATGCCCAGCTGGTCGATCGGCACTTCGCCCTTGTTGGCCTTTTCGGCGTTCTTGATCGGATAAAGGATGTTGGCGTATTCAGCGGCGGTCTTGGGATCTTCGAGGCGGCGCATTGCAAAGACGAAGTCTTCAGCCGTGACCGGCGAGCCATCCGACCAGTTTGCATTTTCGCGGATCTTGAAGGTGTAGACCGTGCCGTCGTCGGACACCGTCCAGCTTTCGGCCGTGCCCGGAATGATCTCGCCCTTGGCGTCGAAAATCGTCAGGCCTTCGAACAGGTCGCGGACGACGAAGCCTTCGATGTCGATCGAAATATGGGCATAGTCGAGTGTCTGCGGTTCGCCGGCATTGCCGCGATGCAGGACGGCTTCGGCAAATGCCGGAGCTGCACCCATGAGCATGGTACCGAACAGCAGTGAGGTCGCCAATTTTTGAATTTTTGTCATTTTGTTCTCCCCTTTCAGGCGTGATGGAAGGCCGAAACAGACGAGAAAAAGACATGAAATACAAGAGGCCAAATTTAGTGCACGCGCCGGAATTGATCGAAGTCGGTGCAAACGCACGATTTCAAACGGAAATTTGATTCTGGCGCAATCAATGCAAAGATTGCGTCGCAATCACGACATTTTTAGTTGTCCGATAAAATTGGTATTGTTGATATCTGCTAGAGCCGCGCGAGATATGTCTGATAGTCGAAGCTGGAAACGGTGCGCAGATAGGCAATTGCCTCCTTGCGCTTCGTGTCGCCATAGAGCTTCTGGTAACCCGCACCGAAGACGTCGGCGATGAACGGCGAATGGCGGAAACGATCGACCGCGGTCAGGAAATCATGCGTCAGCATGGCCGGATTTTCCGGTGCGCTGGTCGGCGTGGTGACCGGGCCGGGATCGAGATCCTCGTCGAGGCCGAGCAGCATGCCGCCGAGAATGGCGGCGAGCAGCAGATGCGGATTGGCGTCGGCGCCGGCAACGCGGTGTTCGACACGGGCGGCAGGGCCATCCTTGTCTGGAATGCGCACGGCGGTGCCGCGATTGCCGAAGCCCCAGTCGACCTTGTCGGGCGCAAACGAACCCGGCTGGAAGCGGCGATAGGAATTGGCCAGCGGCGCAAAGATCAGCTGGGCGTCCTGCATGGTCTTCAGCATGCCAGCCGTCACCGAGCGCAGCTTCACCGGATCGCCGCCCTTGGCGTCAAGGATATTCCGGCCGTCCCTGTCGATGATCGAGGCGTGCACATGCAGGCCGGATCCGGCCTGGTCGCCATAGGGCTTGGCCATGCAGGTCGAGCGCAGGCCGAGGCGACGGGCGGCGAAATCGACGACGCGCTTCAGGTAGATGCAGTCGTCGGCTGCGGCCAGCGCGTCGGGCTTGTGCAGCAGGTTGACCTCGAACTGGCCCGGGCCGAATTCGGCGGTCGTCGCATCGGCCGGCAGGCCCATGTCGTCGCAGTAACGGCGGATGATCGAAAGATAGTCCTCCATCGCCGCCGTCGCGCTCATGTCATAGAGCTGGAAGCCGTTCGGCTCGCCGCGATAGGTCAGCGCCTTCGGCGGCGTCGGCTTGCCGGTTTCGCGCCAGTCGTCTTCGATGACATAGAATTCGAGTTCGGTGGCGACCACCGGCGTCAGGCCGCGCTCCTCGTAGCGTTTCAGCACCTTGGCGAGGATGGCGCGCGGGCAGATGAAATGCGGCTCGCCCTCCAGCGTGTGCATGGTGGCAAGCACCTGCTTGGAGCCCGCCGGTCCCCAGGGCAGGGAGGTGAGCGATGTCTTGTCCGGCACGCAGATGCCGTCAGGGTCGCCAAGCGTCAGCGACAGGCCGGTAATGTCGTCATTGTCGTCGCCCCAGATGTCGAGCGATTGGGTCGAGGCCGGCAGCCGCACGGTATTCTTCCAGACCTTCTCCTCGGCGCCGATCGGGATCATCTTGCCGCGCAGGTCGCCATTCATGCCGACAAGCAGCACTTCGATGCGTGCGGAAGCATCAGGTGTATTCAGGTCGGCGGCCTCGGTCTGTGCGGTCATGCGGAAGGACTTTCATGGGCTCGATGGGCACGTTTCTGGCTGAAGGAACGAGGCACGCGGTGCCTTGCCAAACGCGTTTTGGAAGGTCATGTTCGTAGCCGATAAAGTTCCGCCTTTCAATGCGGAGGCAGGCGCCAGACCGGACCAAGATTGGCCGGGCGAGCGGTCCCATCGCCTCCGGCAAGGATCAGAAACCATGAACAAGATTGCCTCCACCGCTTCCAATCTCGGTGCCATTGATGCCGCCCACCACCTGCATCCCTTCTCCAACATGAAGAAGCTGAATGCCGAAGGCACCAAGATCATCAACCGTGCGGATGGTGTGCATATCTGGGATTCCACCGGCAAGAAGTATCTCGACGCCTTTGCCGGCCTCTGGTGTGTCAATGTCGGCTACGGCCGCAAGTCGATCGCCGACGCGGCTTATGCGCAGATGCAGGAGCTTCCCTATTACAACACCTTCTTCGGCACGACGACGCCACCGACAACGCTGCTGGCTCAGAAGGTGGCGGAAAAGGCCGGTCCGACGCTCAACCACGTCTTTTTCTCCAATTCCGGCTCTGAAGCCTCCGATACCTGGTTCCGCATCGTGCGCGTCTACTGGAAAGCGCTTGGGCACGAGACCAAGACGCAGGTCATCGCCCGCAAGAATGGCTATCACGGCTCGACCGTTGCCGGCGCTTCGCTCGGCGGCATGAAGTGGATGCACGAACAGGGCAACCTGCCGATCGAGGGTATCCATCATATCAACCAGCCCTATTGGTATGCCGAGGGCGGCGACATGACGCCGGAGGACTTCGGCCTGAAGGTGGCGCGGGAGCTGGAAGACAAGATCATCGAACTGGGCGAGGAGAATGTCGCGGCCTTCGTGGCCGAGCCGATCCAGGGAGCCGGCGGCGTCATCGTTCCGCCGTCGACCTATTGGCCGGAGATCAAGCGCATCTGCGCCAAGTACAAGATCCTGCTGGTGGCGGATGAAGTCATCTGCGGTTTCGGCCGTCTCGGCACATGGTTCGGCCATCAATATTTCGGCTTCGAGCCGGATCTGGCCCCGATCGCCAAGGGCCTGTCGTCCGGCTATTTGCCGATCGGCGGCGTGCTGGTCTCCGACCGCGTCGCCCAGGTGATGATGGACGAGGTCGGCGATTTTTATCACGGCTATACCTATTCGGGGCATCCGGTGGCGGCAGCCGCAGCGCTTGAGAATATCCGCATCATCGAGGAGGAGGGGCTGGTCGAGCGCGTGCGTGACGATATCGGTCCCTATCTTGCCGAGGCTCTGGCTTCGCTTGCCGACCACGACATGGTCGGTGAGGCGGTCAGTGTCGGACTGATGGGCGCCGTGCAGATTACCGCCGACAAGGCCACCCGCCAGCGTTTCAAGAAACCCGATGATACCGGCGCGTCTGTCCGCAACCAGTGTGTCAATGCCGGCGTGGTGTTGCGCGCCACCGGGGACCGCATGCTGTTTTCGCCGCCACTGATCATCTCTCGCTCCGAGGTCGACCAGGCGGTCGGAGCCCTGCGCGACGGGCTGGACTGGCTGAAGGACAATCGCGGCGAGGGATGAGGCGTTCATTGGTGCTGCCGCGGGAGAAATTCTCAGTGGCGTGATAGGCTTCGATCCTATCATTTGGAGCACTCATGCGCACCTTGGTCGATATTCCGGAAACACAAATAGAAGCCCTGGACAAGCTTGCTGCCCAGAAGCAGGTCTCCCGTGCTGATCTCATCAGGGAGGCTGTGGGCGATTTGCTGGATCGGCAGAAAGACGATGCTGTCCGCAACGGTTTCGGGCTTTGGGGCAATACGGAGGATGGGCTGTCGATACAGCGCCGACTTCGCTCCGAATGGTGAAAGTCCTTTTCGATACCAATATCGTAATTGATATCCTCAACGGCTTCCCTGAGGCGTTGGAGGTCGTGAATACTTATCCAGAGCCGGCGATCAGCATAATCACCTGGATCGAGGTCATGGTCGGGGCTCCGGCAAGTTTTGGCGACGCCACACGCGCATTTCTCAAAGGTTTCGACGTGATTGGTTTGTCGCAGGATGTTGCTGACGAGGCGGTTACGGTGCGGCAAAACCATCGGCTGAAACTACCCCGATGCCATGATATGGGCATCGGCAAGGGCGAATGGTCTCTTGTTGTTAACTCGTGATACCAAGGGCTTTCCGCGTCAGCATCTCGACATCAGAGTGCCATATGAACTCTGATGTCGAACTAGGCAGGTCCATCACGGCATGAACTGACCGCCGTTCACGTCGATTGTCTGGCCGGTGATGTAGCCCGACAGCATGTCCGAGGCGAGGAAGAGATAGGCGCCGACGCAATCGTCGGACGTGCCCGCCCGTTTCAGCGGTACGGCAGATGCCACCTGCTCGGCCTGGCCGGGCAGCGCATAGTTGTCCTGGAACGGGGTTGCGATGAAGCCCGGCGCCACGGCATTGACGCGTATGCCGTATTTGCCGAATTCCAGCGCCATGCCCTTGGTGACCGCGCCGACAAAGGCCTTGGACGAGCCATAGACGCCTGACCCGGCGGTGCCGCCGGTTCGAGCCGCAACCGAAGTGGTGTTGATGATGAAGCCGCCGTGTTTCTTCAGGTGCGGCAGTGCGGAATGGCTGGTCGAGATGACCGAGCGGGCATTGACGTCCATCACCCTGTCGTAGTGCGCGTCCGTCATGTCCTCATAGGCCACGCGGGCAATCATGCTGCCGGCATTGTTGACCAGGCCGTCGAGCCGGCCAAACGCCTGTGCCACCTGGTCGACCGCCGTCGCCATCTCGGCAGAGTTCGTCGCATCGGCCTTGATGGCAATGACCTTGCCGCCGGACGCCGTGATTTCGCCGGCGATCGCTTCTGCAGCCTCGGCCTTGGAATTGTAGTGCAGGCCGACCAGAGCCCCCTGGGCGGCAAAGGCGCGTGCCAGCGCTGCACCGATACCACTCGAGGCACCGGTGATAAGCACGGCTTTGCCGGAAATGTCTGGAATGGTGAGGTGATCGGTCATGCGGCAATCCTTTTGTTGCCGGACAAGCTTAGACCGGTCATGCCGTCACTTGGCAAGACCGGTCTGAAGAATATCCGTTCCCCGCTGCGCGCAGCGGAGGATCTTGTCTCAAGCGGCTTGCCACGCGAAGGGAAGCGGCGCCTCGCGGAAGGCGAAGCGATCGAGATGGCTGGAAACCACGCCCTTCATTCGTTCGAGCACCTCGGCGTTCTCGCCCTCGATGACGACGATCAGGCCGGCCTCGTCCGATGTCATGGTCGCCGTCGCTTCCGAGAATTTGACCACGCCCTTGTTATCCGTGAGTTCGACCTCGAGCTTGTGTGCCCAGTGCTTGCACAGCTGCTGGACATATTTCCAGCCGTGTTGGGTGGTCACCGTTGCCGTTACTTTCGCCATGATCAGAGCCTTTCGATCTTGCTGGCCGCTTCGTCGAGAATGCGGGCCACTTCCAGTTGGGTTTCGCGTGTCACGCCGTCAAGGGCGAGGCGGTCCTGCAGGGCGGCGCGCAGATTGTGCATGGCACGGCGAACCGGTGCCGCGTCCGTGCGTTCGGTGACCTTGGCAAGGGCTGTCAGGCGCGCCATCGCGGTGGCCACCTCGTCGGCGCGCTCGGCCAGATGCTGGCGACCCGCTTCGGTGATGCCGAGCAGCTTGCGCGGACCGTCGCTTGCTTGCTCGTCGGCAAGGCCCATGTCGAGCAGCAGCGTCATGGTCGGATAGACCACGCCGGGGCTTGGTGCATAGGCGCCACCCGAGAGGGTTTCGATTTCGCGGATCAGGTCGTAGCCATGGCGCGGCTGTTCCTCGATCAGCTTCAGCAGCACGAGGCGCAGTTCGCCGCTCTCGAACATCCTGCGGCGTTCGCCGCCACGTCCGCGGGGTCCGCCTTCCGGCCGGCCGCCGAAGGGGCCTCCATGCCGCATACCATGACGGATGCCATCACATGCGCCGTGCATGGCGCGGGCAAACC encodes:
- a CDS encoding SDR family NAD(P)-dependent oxidoreductase produces the protein MTDHLTIPDISGKAVLITGASSGIGAALARAFAAQGALVGLHYNSKAEAAEAIAGEITASGGKVIAIKADATNSAEMATAVDQVAQAFGRLDGLVNNAGSMIARVAYEDMTDAHYDRVMDVNARSVISTSHSALPHLKKHGGFIINTTSVAARTGGTAGSGVYGSSKAFVGAVTKGMALEFGKYGIRVNAVAPGFIATPFQDNYALPGQAEQVASAVPLKRAGTSDDCVGAYLFLASDMLSGYITGQTIDVNGGQFMP
- a CDS encoding PadR family transcriptional regulator, translating into MRHSNYDHKGRDRFARAMHGACDGIRHGMRHGGPFGGRPEGGPRGRGGERRRMFESGELRLVLLKLIEEQPRHGYDLIREIETLSGGAYAPSPGVVYPTMTLLLDMGLADEQASDGPRKLLGITEAGRQHLAERADEVATAMARLTALAKVTERTDAAPVRRAMHNLRAALQDRLALDGVTRETQLEVARILDEAASKIERL
- a CDS encoding glutamine synthetase family protein; translated protein: MTAQTEAADLNTPDASARIEVLLVGMNGDLRGKMIPIGAEEKVWKNTVRLPASTQSLDIWGDDNDDITGLSLTLGDPDGICVPDKTSLTSLPWGPAGSKQVLATMHTLEGEPHFICPRAILAKVLKRYEERGLTPVVATELEFYVIEDDWRETGKPTPPKALTYRGEPNGFQLYDMSATAAMEDYLSIIRRYCDDMGLPADATTAEFGPGQFEVNLLHKPDALAAADDCIYLKRVVDFAARRLGLRSTCMAKPYGDQAGSGLHVHASIIDRDGRNILDAKGGDPVKLRSVTAGMLKTMQDAQLIFAPLANSYRRFQPGSFAPDKVDWGFGNRGTAVRIPDKDGPAARVEHRVAGADANPHLLLAAILGGMLLGLDEDLDPGPVTTPTSAPENPAMLTHDFLTAVDRFRHSPFIADVFGAGYQKLYGDTKRKEAIAYLRTVSSFDYQTYLARL
- a CDS encoding VapC toxin family PIN domain ribonuclease encodes the protein MVKVLFDTNIVIDILNGFPEALEVVNTYPEPAISIITWIEVMVGAPASFGDATRAFLKGFDVIGLSQDVADEAVTVRQNHRLKLPRCHDMGIGKGEWSLVVNS
- a CDS encoding DUF2218 domain-containing protein, giving the protein MAKVTATVTTQHGWKYVQQLCKHWAHKLEVELTDNKGVVKFSEATATMTSDEAGLIVVIEGENAEVLERMKGVVSSHLDRFAFREAPLPFAWQAA
- a CDS encoding aspartate aminotransferase family protein, with protein sequence MNKIASTASNLGAIDAAHHLHPFSNMKKLNAEGTKIINRADGVHIWDSTGKKYLDAFAGLWCVNVGYGRKSIADAAYAQMQELPYYNTFFGTTTPPTTLLAQKVAEKAGPTLNHVFFSNSGSEASDTWFRIVRVYWKALGHETKTQVIARKNGYHGSTVAGASLGGMKWMHEQGNLPIEGIHHINQPYWYAEGGDMTPEDFGLKVARELEDKIIELGEENVAAFVAEPIQGAGGVIVPPSTYWPEIKRICAKYKILLVADEVICGFGRLGTWFGHQYFGFEPDLAPIAKGLSSGYLPIGGVLVSDRVAQVMMDEVGDFYHGYTYSGHPVAAAAALENIRIIEEEGLVERVRDDIGPYLAEALASLADHDMVGEAVSVGLMGAVQITADKATRQRFKKPDDTGASVRNQCVNAGVVLRATGDRMLFSPPLIISRSEVDQAVGALRDGLDWLKDNRGEG
- a CDS encoding ribbon-helix-helix domain-containing protein, giving the protein MRTLVDIPETQIEALDKLAAQKQVSRADLIREAVGDLLDRQKDDAVRNGFGLWGNTEDGLSIQRRLRSEW